In one Gallus gallus isolate bGalGal1 chromosome 20, bGalGal1.mat.broiler.GRCg7b, whole genome shotgun sequence genomic region, the following are encoded:
- the PIGT gene encoding GPI transamidase component PIG-T isoform X2, which produces MLAVGLVLLLAAGLGQGTTRGVLREELLLRPLPVGDVAAVFQFRTRWDADLQQGAVSHYRLFPKALGQLVAAHGVRELHLALTQGFWSTQSWGQPPLGAPAGAELWVWFQDTVPDVDKAWKELSNILSGIFCASLNFIDSTNTVTPTASFKPLGVANGTDHRLLRYAVLPREVVCTENLTPWKKLLPCGSKAGLAVLLKAERLFHSSYHSQAVHIRPICRDASCLAVSWELRQTLTVVFDSFTSGQGKKDWSLFKMFSRTLTDACPLASESKVYVDISPKNKEKQLLEVTPTPTSVHEAIVQGDKTTYAVYDLLSPVLFNTSRSLNVQLKWKRPEDSSELSTPIMHAQRYVSGYGLQTGEISTLIYNTHPYRAFPVILLETVPWYLRLYVHTLTIITKGKENKPSYMHYQPAQDRKRPHLLEMLIQLPANSATKITIQFERALLKWTEYPPDPNHGFYVSSSVLSALVPSVIAMKDVNVEESPLFTSLFPSSDGSSYFLRLYTEPLLVNLPTPDFSMPYNVICLTCTVVAVCYGSFYNLLTRTFHVEEPSRGGLAKRLANVIRRLRGVPPI; this is translated from the exons aTGCTGGCGgtggggctggtgctgctgctggcagcggGGCTGGGGCAGGGGACGACGCGGGGCGTGCTgcgggaggagctgctgctgcggcCTCTGCCCGTGGGGGACGTGGCCGCCGTCTTCCAGTTCCGCACGCGGTGGGACGCCGACCTGCAGCAGGGGGCAG TCTCTCACTACAGGCTCTTCCCGAAGGCTCTGGGGCAGCTGGTGGCGGCACACGGTGTGCGGGAGCTGCACCTTGCCCTTACCCAGGGCTTCTGGAGTACCCAGAGCTGGGGGCAGCCGCCCCTGGGGGCCCCTGCTGGCGCTGAGCTCTGGGTCTGGTTCCAGGACACCGTCCCTGA TGTTGACAAAGCCTGGAAAGAACTGAGTAACATCCTCTCAGGAAtattctgtgcttctctgaaCTTCATTGACTCCACCAACACAGTCACTCCAACAGCGTCCTTCAAACCCCTGGGTGTAGCCAACG GGACAGATCACCGTCTCCTGCGATATGCTGTCCTGCCCCGGGAGGTGGTCTGCACAGAGAACCTCACACCTTGGAAGAAGCTGTTGCCATGTGGCTCAAAG GCTGgtctggctgtgctgctcaaGGCTGAGCGGTTGTTCCACAGCAGCTACCACTCACAGGCAGTGCACATCCGCCCCATCTGCAGG GATGCTTCCTGCCTGGCTGTTTCCTGGGAGCTCAGGCAGACACTCACTGTGGTCTTCGACAGCTTTACCAGTGGCCAAGGAAAGAAAG ATTGGTCCCTGTTTAAGATGTTCTCTCGCACCCTTACCGACGCATGTCCTCTGGCATCAGAGAGCAAGGTCTACGTTGACATCTCTCCTAAGAACAAG GAAAAACAGTTACTGGAAGTGACCCCCACACCAACGTCTGTACACGAAGCAATTGTCCAAGGAGACAAGACAACCTATGCAGTCTATGAcctgctcagccctgtgctcttCAATACATCTCGTAGCCTCAACGTGCAGCTGAAGTGGAAGCGGCCTGAAGACAGCT cgGAACTGTCAACACCCATAATGCATGCCCAGCGCTATGTAAGTGGGTATGGGCTGCAGACTGGAGAAATCAGCACCCTCATCTACAACACTCACCCATACCGTGCTTTCCCTGTGATCCTGCTGGAGACTGTGCCATGGTATCTGCGACTCTATGTGCACACTCTGACTATCATAactaagggaaaagaaaacaagccaa GTTATATGCACTACCAGCCAGCCCAGGACCGAAAACGACCTCACCTTCTGGAAATGCTGATCCAGCTTCCAGCCAATTCTGCCACCAAGATCACAATCCAGTTTGAGAGGGCCTTACTGAAGTGGACAGAGTACCCTCCTGACCCTAATCATGGCTTCTACGTCAG CTCATCTGTACTTAGTGCCCTGGTGCCCAGTGTCATCGCAATGAAGGATGTGAATGTGGAGGAGAGCCCACTCTTCACCTCACT gTTTCCCTCCTCCGATGGCTCCAGCTATTTCTTGCGCCTGTACACGGAGCCCCTGCTGGTGAACTTGCCGACACCAGACTTCAGCATGCCCTACAATGTCATTTGCCTGACGTGCACGGTGGTGGCGGTGTGCTACGGCTCCTTCTACAACCTGCTAACGAGGACGTTCCACGTGGAGGAGCCGAGCCGCGGAGGGCTGGCCAAACGGCTGGCCAACGTCATCCGCAGGCTCAGGGGTGTGCCGCCCATCTGA
- the SRC gene encoding proto-oncogene tyrosine-protein kinase Src, whose amino-acid sequence MGSSKSKPKDPSQRRRSLEPPDSTHHGGFPASQTPNKTAAPDTHRTPSRSFGTVATEPKLFGGFNTSDTVTSPQRAGALAGGVTTFVALYDYESRTETDLSFKKGERLQIVNNTEGDWWLAHSLTTGQTGYIPSNYVAPSDSIQAEEWYFGKITRRESERLLLNPENPRGTFLVRESETTKGAYCLSVSDFDNAKGLNVKHYKIRKLDSGGFYITSRTQFSSLQQLVAYYSKHADGLCHRLTNVCPTSKPQTQGLAKDAWEIPRESLRLEVKLGQGCFGEVWMGTWNGTTRVAIKTLKPGTMSPEAFLQEAQVMKKLRHEKLVQLYAVVSEEPIYIVTEYMSKGSLLDFLKGEMGKYLRLPQLVDMAAQIASGMAYVERMNYVHRDLRAANILVGENLVCKVADFGLARLIEDNEYTARQGAKFPIKWTAPEAALYGRFTIKSDVWSFGILLTELTTKGRVPYPGMVNREVLDQVERGYRMPCPPECPESLHDLMCQCWRKDPEERPTFEYLQAFLEDYFTSTEPQYQPGENL is encoded by the exons ATGGGGAGCAGCAAGAGCAAGCCCAAGGACCCCAGCCAGCGCCGGCGCAGCCTGGAGCCACCCGACAGCACCCACCACGGGGGATTCCCAGCCTCGCAGACCCCCAACAAGACAGCAGCCCCCGACACGCACCGCACCCCCAGCCGCTCCTTTGGGACCGTGGCCACCGAGCCCAAGCTCTTCGGGGGCTTCAACACTTCTGACACCGTCACGTCGCCGCAGCGTGCCGGGGCACTGGCTG GCGGCGTCACCACTTTCGTGGCTCTCTATGACTACGAGTCCCGGACTGAAACGGACTTGTCCTTCAAGAAAGGAGAACGCCTGCAGATTGTCAACAACAC GGAAGGTGACTGGTGGCTGGCTCATTCCCTCACTACAGGACAGACGGGCTACATCCCCAGTAACTATGTCGCGCCCTCAGACTCCATCCAGGCTGAAGA GTGGTACTTTGGGAAGATCACTCGTCGGGAGTCCGAGCGGCTGCTGCTCAACCCCGAAAACCCCCGGGGAACCTTCTTGGTCCGGGAGAGCGAGACGACAAAAG GTGCCTATTGCCTCTCCGTTTCTGACTTTGACAACGCCAAGGGGCTCAATGTGAAGCACTACAAGATCCGCAAGCTGGACAGCGGCGGCTTCTACATCACCTCACGCACACAgttcagcagcctgcagcagctggtggccTACTACTCCA AACATGCTGATGGCTTGTGCCACCGCCTGACCAACGTCTGCCCCACGTCCAAGCCCCAGACCCAGGGACTCGCCAAGGACGCGTGGGAAATCCCCCGGGAGTCGCTGCGGCTGGAGGTGAagctggggcagggctgcttTGGAGAGGTCTGGATGG GGACCTGGAACGGCACCACCAGAGTGGCCATAAAGACTCTGAAGCCCGGCACCATGTCCCCAGAGGCCTTCCTGCAGGAAGCCCAAGTGATGAAGAAGCTCCGGCATGAGAAGCTGGTTCAGCTGTACGCAGTGGTGTCGGAAGAGCCCATCTACATCGTCACTGAGTACATGAGCAAGG GGAGCCTCCTGGATTTCCTGAAGGGAGAGATGGGCAAGTACCTGCGGCTGCCACAGCTCGTCGATATGGCTGCTCAG ATTGCATCCGGCATGGCCTATGTGGAGAGGATGAACTACGTGCACCGAGACCTGCGGGCGGCCAACATCCTGGTGGGGGAGAACCTGGTGTGCAAGGTGGCTGACTTTGGGCTGGCACGCCTCATCGAGGACAACGAGTACACAGCACGGCAAG GTGCCAAGTTCCCCATCAAGTGGACAGCCCCCGAGGCAGCCCTCTATGGCCGGTTCACCATCAAGTCGGATGTCTGGTCCTTCGGCATCCTGCTGACTGAGCTGACCACCAAGGGCCGGGTGCCATACCCAG GGATGGTCAACAGGGAGGTGCTGGACCAGGTGGAGAGGGGCTACCGCATGCCCTGCCCGCCCGAGTGCCCCGAGTCGCTGCATGACCTCATGTGCCAGTGCTGGCGGAAGGACCCTGAGGAGCGGCCCACTTTTGAGTACCTGCAGGCCTTCCTGGAGGACTACTTCACCTCGACAGAGCCCCAGTACCAGCCTGGAGAGAACCTATAG
- the SRC gene encoding proto-oncogene tyrosine-protein kinase Src isoform X1, with protein MGSSKSKPKDPSQRRRSLEPPDSTHHGGFPASQTPNKTAAPDTHRTPSRSFGTVATEPKLFGGFNTSDTVTSPQRAGALAGGVTTFVALYDYESRTETDLSFKKGERLQIVNNTRKVDVREGDWWLAHSLTTGQTGYIPSNYVAPSDSIQAEEWYFGKITRRESERLLLNPENPRGTFLVRESETTKGAYCLSVSDFDNAKGLNVKHYKIRKLDSGGFYITSRTQFSSLQQLVAYYSKHADGLCHRLTNVCPTSKPQTQGLAKDAWEIPRESLRLEVKLGQGCFGEVWMGTWNGTTRVAIKTLKPGTMSPEAFLQEAQVMKKLRHEKLVQLYAVVSEEPIYIVTEYMSKGSLLDFLKGEMGKYLRLPQLVDMAAQIASGMAYVERMNYVHRDLRAANILVGENLVCKVADFGLARLIEDNEYTARQGAKFPIKWTAPEAALYGRFTIKSDVWSFGILLTELTTKGRVPYPGMVNREVLDQVERGYRMPCPPECPESLHDLMCQCWRKDPEERPTFEYLQAFLEDYFTSTEPQYQPGENL; from the exons ATGGGGAGCAGCAAGAGCAAGCCCAAGGACCCCAGCCAGCGCCGGCGCAGCCTGGAGCCACCCGACAGCACCCACCACGGGGGATTCCCAGCCTCGCAGACCCCCAACAAGACAGCAGCCCCCGACACGCACCGCACCCCCAGCCGCTCCTTTGGGACCGTGGCCACCGAGCCCAAGCTCTTCGGGGGCTTCAACACTTCTGACACCGTCACGTCGCCGCAGCGTGCCGGGGCACTGGCTG GCGGCGTCACCACTTTCGTGGCTCTCTATGACTACGAGTCCCGGACTGAAACGGACTTGTCCTTCAAGAAAGGAGAACGCCTGCAGATTGTCAACAACAC GAGAAAAGTGGACGTCAG GGAAGGTGACTGGTGGCTGGCTCATTCCCTCACTACAGGACAGACGGGCTACATCCCCAGTAACTATGTCGCGCCCTCAGACTCCATCCAGGCTGAAGA GTGGTACTTTGGGAAGATCACTCGTCGGGAGTCCGAGCGGCTGCTGCTCAACCCCGAAAACCCCCGGGGAACCTTCTTGGTCCGGGAGAGCGAGACGACAAAAG GTGCCTATTGCCTCTCCGTTTCTGACTTTGACAACGCCAAGGGGCTCAATGTGAAGCACTACAAGATCCGCAAGCTGGACAGCGGCGGCTTCTACATCACCTCACGCACACAgttcagcagcctgcagcagctggtggccTACTACTCCA AACATGCTGATGGCTTGTGCCACCGCCTGACCAACGTCTGCCCCACGTCCAAGCCCCAGACCCAGGGACTCGCCAAGGACGCGTGGGAAATCCCCCGGGAGTCGCTGCGGCTGGAGGTGAagctggggcagggctgcttTGGAGAGGTCTGGATGG GGACCTGGAACGGCACCACCAGAGTGGCCATAAAGACTCTGAAGCCCGGCACCATGTCCCCAGAGGCCTTCCTGCAGGAAGCCCAAGTGATGAAGAAGCTCCGGCATGAGAAGCTGGTTCAGCTGTACGCAGTGGTGTCGGAAGAGCCCATCTACATCGTCACTGAGTACATGAGCAAGG GGAGCCTCCTGGATTTCCTGAAGGGAGAGATGGGCAAGTACCTGCGGCTGCCACAGCTCGTCGATATGGCTGCTCAG ATTGCATCCGGCATGGCCTATGTGGAGAGGATGAACTACGTGCACCGAGACCTGCGGGCGGCCAACATCCTGGTGGGGGAGAACCTGGTGTGCAAGGTGGCTGACTTTGGGCTGGCACGCCTCATCGAGGACAACGAGTACACAGCACGGCAAG GTGCCAAGTTCCCCATCAAGTGGACAGCCCCCGAGGCAGCCCTCTATGGCCGGTTCACCATCAAGTCGGATGTCTGGTCCTTCGGCATCCTGCTGACTGAGCTGACCACCAAGGGCCGGGTGCCATACCCAG GGATGGTCAACAGGGAGGTGCTGGACCAGGTGGAGAGGGGCTACCGCATGCCCTGCCCGCCCGAGTGCCCCGAGTCGCTGCATGACCTCATGTGCCAGTGCTGGCGGAAGGACCCTGAGGAGCGGCCCACTTTTGAGTACCTGCAGGCCTTCCTGGAGGACTACTTCACCTCGACAGAGCCCCAGTACCAGCCTGGAGAGAACCTATAG
- the LOC121107309 gene encoding uncharacterized protein LOC121107309 gives MSFNVTGVDGVGWERPRIASAGSTQLHLAGPWRRHGIVLGRDGGMGRDVLGGAFGMPSLGEVGVPGAAAPVLCELMIKCGLVLLQCPTRCSRCRIHPSSPVVSKHLSSIPSTTCPCRGTHRCAEQGCAVPCPAGSCHHPVLLHDPPVCSVPHTSPSPLPSIGMPAVHKGLGLHSHPVLLSLVPWAQLCTAPWLCLPSALPAPFVSLAADRCSHSSCCAV, from the coding sequence ATGTCTTTCAATGTAACAGGAGTtgatggagtgggatgggagcGGCCGCGCATtgcttctgctgggagcacacaGCTGCACCTTGCAGGGCCGTGGCGAAGGCATGGAATTGTcctggggagggatggagggatgggcaGGGATGTGCTGGGAGGTGCCTTTGGGATGCCATCCCTGGGTGAAGTGGGGGTCCCAGGGGCAGCCGCTCCCGTGCTGTGTGAGTTGATGATAAAGTGTGGtttggtgctgctgcagtgccctACGAGGTGCTCGCGTTGCAGGATCCATCCCAGCAGCCCCGTAGTGAGCAAACATCTCAGCAGCATTCCTAGCACCACCTGTCCGTGTAGGGGCACGCACCgatgtgcagagcagggctgtgccgtgccgtgccctgctggcagctgccatCACCCCGTGCTGCTTCATGACCCTCCCGTGTGCTCTGTGCCTCacaccagcccatccccactcccATCCATAGGGATGCCTGCTGTGCACAAGGGCTTGGGGCTGCACTCCCACCCTGTTCTGCTGTCCCTGGTTCCATGGGCTCAGCTCTGCACCGCACCGTGGCTTTGTCTGCCCAGCGCGCTGCCTGCTCCATTTGTCAGTCTGGCAGCAGACAGGTGCAGTCATTCAtcgtgctgtgctgtgtga
- the BLCAP gene encoding bladder cancer-associated protein, translating to MYCLQWLLPVLLIPKPLNPALWFSHSMFMGFYLLSFLLERKPCTICALVFLAALFLICYSCWGNCFLYHCTGSQLPESAHDPSIVGT from the coding sequence ATGTACTGCCTTCAGTGGTTGCTGCCTGTCCTGCTCATCCCCAAGCCCCTTAACCCAGCGTTGTGGTTCAGTCACTCAATGTTCATGGGCTTCTACCTGCTCAGTTTCCTCCTGGAACGGAAACCTTGCACAATTTGTGCCTTGGTCTTCCTGGCAGCTCTGTTCCTCATCTGCTACAGCTGCTGGGGGAACTGCTTCTTGTATCACTGCACAGGATCCCAGTTGCCAGAATCAGCTCACGATCCCAGTATAGTGGGCACCTAG
- the PIGT gene encoding GPI transamidase component PIG-T isoform X1: MDAVATGAGNNSLPCPGQAQRDGLCLHSTAQKQQHQPTPPLGRTSTATPEAGAIGRQDRKRKWVGGAGGHAGGGAGAAAGSGAGAGDDAGRAAGGAAAAASARGGRGRRLPVPHAVGRRPAAGGSVDKAWKELSNILSGIFCASLNFIDSTNTVTPTASFKPLGVANGTDHRLLRYAVLPREVVCTENLTPWKKLLPCGSKAGLAVLLKAERLFHSSYHSQAVHIRPICRDASCLAVSWELRQTLTVVFDSFTSGQGKKDWSLFKMFSRTLTDACPLASESKVYVDISPKNKEKQLLEVTPTPTSVHEAIVQGDKTTYAVYDLLSPVLFNTSRSLNVQLKWKRPEDSSELSTPIMHAQRYVSGYGLQTGEISTLIYNTHPYRAFPVILLETVPWYLRLYVHTLTIITKGKENKPSYMHYQPAQDRKRPHLLEMLIQLPANSATKITIQFERALLKWTEYPPDPNHGFYVSSSVLSALVPSVIAMKDVNVEESPLFTSLFPSSDGSSYFLRLYTEPLLVNLPTPDFSMPYNVICLTCTVVAVCYGSFYNLLTRTFHVEEPSRGGLAKRLANVIRRLRGVPPI; the protein is encoded by the exons ATGGATGCCGTAGCTACTGGAGCCGGCAACAACTCACTGCCCTGTCCGGGCCAGGCACAAAGAGAtgggctctgcctgcacagcacGGCCCAGAAGCAGCAACACCAACCCACACCGCCCTTAGGCCGCACCTCCACAGCGACGCCGGAAGCGGGCGCCATTGGGCGGCAGGACCGGAAGCGGAAGTGGgtgggcggggcgggcggccaTGCTGGCGgtggggctggtgctgctgctggcagcggGGCTGGGGCAGGGGACGACGCGGGGCGTGCTgcgggaggagctgctgctgcggcCTCTGCCCGTGGGGGACGTGGCCGCCGTCTTCCAGTTCCGCACGCGGTGGGACGCCGACCTGCAGCAGGGGGCAG TGTTGACAAAGCCTGGAAAGAACTGAGTAACATCCTCTCAGGAAtattctgtgcttctctgaaCTTCATTGACTCCACCAACACAGTCACTCCAACAGCGTCCTTCAAACCCCTGGGTGTAGCCAACG GGACAGATCACCGTCTCCTGCGATATGCTGTCCTGCCCCGGGAGGTGGTCTGCACAGAGAACCTCACACCTTGGAAGAAGCTGTTGCCATGTGGCTCAAAG GCTGgtctggctgtgctgctcaaGGCTGAGCGGTTGTTCCACAGCAGCTACCACTCACAGGCAGTGCACATCCGCCCCATCTGCAGG GATGCTTCCTGCCTGGCTGTTTCCTGGGAGCTCAGGCAGACACTCACTGTGGTCTTCGACAGCTTTACCAGTGGCCAAGGAAAGAAAG ATTGGTCCCTGTTTAAGATGTTCTCTCGCACCCTTACCGACGCATGTCCTCTGGCATCAGAGAGCAAGGTCTACGTTGACATCTCTCCTAAGAACAAG GAAAAACAGTTACTGGAAGTGACCCCCACACCAACGTCTGTACACGAAGCAATTGTCCAAGGAGACAAGACAACCTATGCAGTCTATGAcctgctcagccctgtgctcttCAATACATCTCGTAGCCTCAACGTGCAGCTGAAGTGGAAGCGGCCTGAAGACAGCT cgGAACTGTCAACACCCATAATGCATGCCCAGCGCTATGTAAGTGGGTATGGGCTGCAGACTGGAGAAATCAGCACCCTCATCTACAACACTCACCCATACCGTGCTTTCCCTGTGATCCTGCTGGAGACTGTGCCATGGTATCTGCGACTCTATGTGCACACTCTGACTATCATAactaagggaaaagaaaacaagccaa GTTATATGCACTACCAGCCAGCCCAGGACCGAAAACGACCTCACCTTCTGGAAATGCTGATCCAGCTTCCAGCCAATTCTGCCACCAAGATCACAATCCAGTTTGAGAGGGCCTTACTGAAGTGGACAGAGTACCCTCCTGACCCTAATCATGGCTTCTACGTCAG CTCATCTGTACTTAGTGCCCTGGTGCCCAGTGTCATCGCAATGAAGGATGTGAATGTGGAGGAGAGCCCACTCTTCACCTCACT gTTTCCCTCCTCCGATGGCTCCAGCTATTTCTTGCGCCTGTACACGGAGCCCCTGCTGGTGAACTTGCCGACACCAGACTTCAGCATGCCCTACAATGTCATTTGCCTGACGTGCACGGTGGTGGCGGTGTGCTACGGCTCCTTCTACAACCTGCTAACGAGGACGTTCCACGTGGAGGAGCCGAGCCGCGGAGGGCTGGCCAAACGGCTGGCCAACGTCATCCGCAGGCTCAGGGGTGTGCCGCCCATCTGA
- the BLCAP gene encoding bladder cancer-associated protein isoform X1, whose product MRKTGVGLDLPLKMRAHLRSCWRLEHPTAAATRPHQPDTMYCLQWLLPVLLIPKPLNPALWFSHSMFMGFYLLSFLLERKPCTICALVFLAALFLICYSCWGNCFLYHCTGSQLPESAHDPSIVGT is encoded by the exons ATGAGGAAAACTGGCGTGGGACTAGACTTGCCCTTGAAGAT GAGAGCCCacctgaggagctgctggagactGGAGCACCCAACTGCTGCTGCCACAAGGCCCCACCAGCCAGACACGATGTACTGCCTTCAGTGGTTGCTGCCTGTCCTGCTCATCCCCAAGCCCCTTAACCCAGCGTTGTGGTTCAGTCACTCAATGTTCATGGGCTTCTACCTGCTCAGTTTCCTCCTGGAACGGAAACCTTGCACAATTTGTGCCTTGGTCTTCCTGGCAGCTCTGTTCCTCATCTGCTACAGCTGCTGGGGGAACTGCTTCTTGTATCACTGCACAGGATCCCAGTTGCCAGAATCAGCTCACGATCCCAGTATAGTGGGCACCTAG